The following nucleotide sequence is from Nesterenkonia xinjiangensis.
TCCCAGACGTACGCGGGACGCCGCACCGGACGGGCTGTGCTGTCCCCGATGAAGAGCTCCGGAGACTTCGCACGGATCGCCTCGATGTCGTCGAAGACCACGCGCAGATGAGCAGCCAGCCGTCGCCCCGCCTCCTCGAACCGACCGGCCACCACGGCATCGAAAATCGACCGGTGCTCCTCGACGAAGGAGTCGACCCGTGGCATCTCCTGGATCCCCAGCATGCGGGCTCGATCCAGGTGCCCCTTGGCGCTCGCCACGGTGGACCAGGAGCCCTCATGGCCGGCCAGCGCCATGAGTCCGCGGTGAAACTCCTCATCCAGCACGAAGAAGCGCCGCACATCTCCTCCGACGTCCGACTGGTCCGCAAGGTTCTGCCGCAGCCGCTCCAGCACGCCGTCGTCGAAGGGCTCGACGAGAGTCCGGAGCGAGGCAAGCTCCACGGCCTCCCTCAGGAACTGGGCCTCCGCCACTCGCCGCGGATCGACCCGAGAGACGAAGGTCCCGACCTTCGGGAAGACCTCGACGAGGCTCTCCTTGGTCAGCAGGAGGAGCGCCTCGCGGATCGGGGTGCGGGAGACCCCCAGCGCACGCGACAGCTCATTCTCGGAGATCGCCGCCCCTGGAAGCAGCTCCAGATCGATGATCCTGCCGCGGATCTGGTCGTACACGTGATGTCGCTCAGACCGACTCATACCCTGCTTCACCATTGCCACAGTCTACGACTCACCACCACTCACCCATTCCTCCCGACCGACTTGACATCCCGATGACTCACGTCACATCATTCTTCCATACTAGAACTTGAATACAAGTTCGAGGAGGAGTCTCCGCGCCGTGCAGAGAGCGCCACGAGACGACCCCGCCCGCATCAAAGCACAGAGGAGCCACGTGAAAGCAGCAGTCGTACACGGCACCCGGGACCTGCGCGTCGACGAGCGTCCCTCTCCCACTCCGGGCCCCGGAGACGTGCTGATCGCTGTGGAGTGGGGCGGGATCTGCGGATCTGACCTGTCCTACTTCTCCCGGGGCGCCTCAGGGACAGCCGTCCTGCGGCACCCTCTGGTGCTGGGCCATGAAGTCGCCGGGCGCGTGGTGGATCGAGGGCAGGACGTACCGACCGCGCTGGACGGCCAGCGCGTGGCCGTGATGCCGGCGTCCCTGCCGGACGGGGTCGAACTCGATGACGTGTGGGCGCACCGCAGCAACCTGCACCCCGAACTCCGCTACCTGGGCTCGGCGGCCCATGATCCGCACACCGACGGAGGCTTCCGTCAGCTGCTGAGCGTGCCCGCCGATCAGGCGCTGCCGCTCCCGCACTCGGTCGACACCCGGCGAGGCGCTCTGGCAGAGCCGCTGGCCGTGGCCCTGCACGCCATCAATCGGGCGCGCGAGGCCTCCGGAGCCCTCTTCGAATCGGCCGACGTGGTCGTCAACGGCTGTGGCCCGATCGGCCTGCTCCTCATCGCGGCGTTGACCAGACGAGGAGCTGGGCGCGTCGTCGCCGCGGACATCTCCTCCTCGAGTCTGGCCCTGGCGTCACAGATGGGTGCCGACGAGCTCATCGACCTCTCGCAGGGGCTCTCGACGCCAGAGGCTCCGGTCGTCTTCGAGGCCTCCGGCGCACCTGCGGCGCTCGAAGGCGCCCTCGCAGGCACCTCACGAGGAGGAACCCTGGTCCAGGTGGGCAACCTCCCCAAGAACCCCGCCCCCGCAGTGCTCGGCGATCTGATCTCCCGGGAGATCACCTGGATCGGTTCGTTCCGCTTCCGCGACGAGATGCCAGACGCGATCGAGCTGCTGGGTGACGGCCTCGATGTGGACCCGCTCATGACCCATGAGTTCGACCTCTCGGAGGCGCATCGGGCCTTCGAGACCGCGCTGGATCCAGCAGTGGCCTCCAGCAAAGTCATGCTTCGGATCCAGTGACAGCCCCGGCCCGTCAGACCTAGAGGAGCCACCATGAAGAAGTCAGCGTCCGCGATGGCTGTGCTGGCGATCGTCGTACCCCTCGCAGCCTGCGGCGGAGGGGACGACGAGACCACCACCATCACCCTCGCCAATGTGTGGGACATCGACCACCCGATGTCCCAGGCGGTGGACGAGGTGTTCACCGCCCAGGTGGAGGAACGCTCGGGAGGCGCGCTCCAGGTCGACACCTTCCACGGGGGAACGCTGGGCAGCGAGGATGAGCTGTGGGACAGCGTCCGGAACGGCTCCATCGACGCGGCCATCATCGGCTCCGGGATGAACCAGGAGTATCCCACCATGCTGATCTCCGACTGGCCCTTCCTCTACCGGGATCTCGAGCACGCCCAGACCGTCTGGACGACGTCGGACGTGGCGACAGACCTCGCGGAGGACTTTCACGACCAGTTCTCCTCCACTCAGGTCCTGGCCTGGGGGCCGAACAGCGCCAGGACGTTCTCCTCGAACCGGCCGCTGGAGTCCGTCGAGGACTTCGCCGGTCAACGGATCCGCATGCCCGGGAACCCGATCCACCTCGAGATCGCCGAGCTCTTCGGGGCCAACCCTCAGGTCATCCCCTTGGGGGACCTCTTTACGGCCTTGGAGACCGGCGTGGTCGACGGGCAGGACAACGGAATGGTCACTCTCATCGGCGAGGCACTCTACGAGGTCCAGGACTACGTCTACGAGACGAACCACATCACCGCGGTGCTGCCCTTCGTCACGAACGACCATTTCCTGGAGGAGCTCTCGCCCGATCACCGGGAGATCGTGAGGGAGGCCGCCGCCGACACGGCCGCGGCCGCGTGGCAGAACTATCTCGACGGCATCGAGCACGAGGTCGAGTTCCTGGAGGAGAACGGCGTCACCGTCACCCAACCCACCGAGGAGGAACGGGAGCAGATGATCGACAGACTCGCACCTCTCTACGAGGACCTCTACGACGAGCACGAGTGGGCCGAGGACCTGGTCCACGAGATCGAGGCGGTGGAGTGAGCCCATGACCTTCAGAGCCGCCACAGAACGCGCGATGAGCACCCTGTTCCGCGCGATCGAGATCATGATGGTGATCTTCCTGATCTCGATGGTCCTCTTCGTCTTCCTGAACATGGCACTGCGGTATCTCTTCGACTCCGGACTGGTCTGGTCAGAAGAGATCGCCCGGCTGTGCTTCATCTATCTGGTCTATCTCGGTGCCGTGGGCGCCTTCAGGGAGAACCGGCATCTGGGCATGCACACCCTGTTGGAACGCGTGCCCCTCCCCGCGCAGAAGACCCTGTACACCATCGTGCAGCTGATCATCATCTGGGTCATGGTGCTCCTGGTCAGCGGCAGCTGGGACCTGGTGGTGCAGAGCATGGGCGATCGCTGGGTCGCGACTCAGTATCCCCGGCCGCTGATCTACGCCATCGGTCTCATCACAGGCCTGGCCATCTCGCTGATGGCGCTGATGAACATCCTCAGGCTGTTCGCCTTCAAACTGACGGTCGCTGAGCTTCTGGCCATCCCCGATGACGACACCGACCTGCTCCGGCAGGCGGCGAACTAGGACAAGGAGTTCCATGCCTGCTCTGGCACAGATGTTCGGGTACCTCTTCGGTGCCATCGCCATCGGAGTCCCCATCGCCTTCGCCCTGCTCTTCTGCGCGATGGTCACCGGCATGCAGCTGGGCAGCGCCGCTGACTCCCAGGTCATGGCGGCCCAGCTCATGCGAGGCACCGACTCCATCGCCATGATGGCTCTGCCGTTCTTCATCCTGACCGGCGAGCTCATGAATCGCGGCGGACTCACCCACCGCATCATCGACCTCTGCAAGGCCACGGTCGGCCGGGTCCGTGGCGGGCTCGGCTACGTCACGATCATCGCCTGTCTTCTGTTCGGAAGCCTGGTGGGTTCAGCCGTCGCCAGCACCGCGGCCCTCGGTGCCATCCTCATCCCCATGATGGCCAAAGCCGGATACGACCGGGCGAGGTCGACAGCCCTGACGGCGAGTGCGAACCTCGTCACCCCCGTCATGCCTCCCTCGGTCCCGCTCATCGTCTATGGCGCCACCGCGGGGGTGTCGATCCAATCGCTGTTCCTCGGCGGTCTCGCCCCGGCGCTGTACCTGACGCTGACCATGTGCGCAGTGTGGTTCGTCATCTCCCGCACGAAGGAGAACGTGCAGGAGGCGCCGACGGAGCCGCCCACCTTCACCGAACTGTCCAAGCTAGCCCTCGGGGCGTTCTGGGCGCTCCTGCTTCCGGTGATCATTCTCGTGGGGCTCCGCGGAGGCGTATTCACCGCCACCGAGGCCGGCGTCGTCGCCGTCGTCTACGCGACGATCGTGGGTGGGGTGATCTACCGCGAGCTCTCCATCCGGACCCTGTTCGAAGCCCTGCGCTCCACAGCCAAGATGTCCGCGGTCGTCATGTTTCTCGCCGCCGCCGCGCAGGTGCTCGCCTACTACATGACGATCTCCGGCCTGCCCGACATCATCACGGACACCTTCAGCGGGCTGGCCGATAACCCGACGCTGCTGGTCATCAGCCTGATGCTGTTCGTCATCCTCATCGGCACCGTCCTGGACGTCATTCCGACGATCCTCATCGTCACCCCGATCGTGGTGCCGCTGCTGGAGGCCGCCGACGTCGATCTGGTCTACTTCGGCATCATCTTCACCCTCGCCAACGTCATCGGGCTCATCACTCCACCG
It contains:
- a CDS encoding GntR family transcriptional regulator; its protein translation is MVKQGMSRSERHHVYDQIRGRIIDLELLPGAAISENELSRALGVSRTPIREALLLLTKESLVEVFPKVGTFVSRVDPRRVAEAQFLREAVELASLRTLVEPFDDGVLERLRQNLADQSDVGGDVRRFFVLDEEFHRGLMALAGHEGSWSTVASAKGHLDRARMLGIQEMPRVDSFVEEHRSIFDAVVAGRFEEAGRRLAAHLRVVFDDIEAIRAKSPELFIGDSTARPVRRPAYVWESPQG
- a CDS encoding zinc-binding dehydrogenase, with the protein product MKAAVVHGTRDLRVDERPSPTPGPGDVLIAVEWGGICGSDLSYFSRGASGTAVLRHPLVLGHEVAGRVVDRGQDVPTALDGQRVAVMPASLPDGVELDDVWAHRSNLHPELRYLGSAAHDPHTDGGFRQLLSVPADQALPLPHSVDTRRGALAEPLAVALHAINRAREASGALFESADVVVNGCGPIGLLLIAALTRRGAGRVVAADISSSSLALASQMGADELIDLSQGLSTPEAPVVFEASGAPAALEGALAGTSRGGTLVQVGNLPKNPAPAVLGDLISREITWIGSFRFRDEMPDAIELLGDGLDVDPLMTHEFDLSEAHRAFETALDPAVASSKVMLRIQ
- a CDS encoding TRAP transporter substrate-binding protein; translated protein: MKKSASAMAVLAIVVPLAACGGGDDETTTITLANVWDIDHPMSQAVDEVFTAQVEERSGGALQVDTFHGGTLGSEDELWDSVRNGSIDAAIIGSGMNQEYPTMLISDWPFLYRDLEHAQTVWTTSDVATDLAEDFHDQFSSTQVLAWGPNSARTFSSNRPLESVEDFAGQRIRMPGNPIHLEIAELFGANPQVIPLGDLFTALETGVVDGQDNGMVTLIGEALYEVQDYVYETNHITAVLPFVTNDHFLEELSPDHREIVREAAADTAAAAWQNYLDGIEHEVEFLEENGVTVTQPTEEEREQMIDRLAPLYEDLYDEHEWAEDLVHEIEAVE
- a CDS encoding TRAP transporter small permease — encoded protein: MTFRAATERAMSTLFRAIEIMMVIFLISMVLFVFLNMALRYLFDSGLVWSEEIARLCFIYLVYLGAVGAFRENRHLGMHTLLERVPLPAQKTLYTIVQLIIIWVMVLLVSGSWDLVVQSMGDRWVATQYPRPLIYAIGLITGLAISLMALMNILRLFAFKLTVAELLAIPDDDTDLLRQAAN
- a CDS encoding TRAP transporter large permease, producing MPALAQMFGYLFGAIAIGVPIAFALLFCAMVTGMQLGSAADSQVMAAQLMRGTDSIAMMALPFFILTGELMNRGGLTHRIIDLCKATVGRVRGGLGYVTIIACLLFGSLVGSAVASTAALGAILIPMMAKAGYDRARSTALTASANLVTPVMPPSVPLIVYGATAGVSIQSLFLGGLAPALYLTLTMCAVWFVISRTKENVQEAPTEPPTFTELSKLALGAFWALLLPVIILVGLRGGVFTATEAGVVAVVYATIVGGVIYRELSIRTLFEALRSTAKMSAVVMFLAAAAQVLAYYMTISGLPDIITDTFSGLADNPTLLVISLMLFVILIGTVLDVIPTILIVTPIVVPLLEAADVDLVYFGIIFTLANVIGLITPPVGPSLNVACAVGKVKIDHVIRPVLPYLLAQTSLVLLMGLFPEMIMVPLEWLSP